The sequence below is a genomic window from Draconibacterium halophilum.
TGTAGCAGGGTATTTTCCGGAAGGATGTTTACTACCCGCTGCAAGGTATCGTGTAGCAGATACAACTTCTCTGCACTACAGGACAACAGCTCCGGTAAAAATAGCCGTAGTCCTATTCCCATATCCAGGTTATTGGAGATCAGAATATCTCCGTCAAATCCCAGTACAGGCAGACTGATTTGTATTGGTTTAACTCTCATGTTACTACTGATAAATGCGTTGTTTAATCGTGATAAAAACAGGGAGTTGGCGGGCAATCCGCTTCTTATGCCAGCCCCGGTGCCCGTAGTCTCTCTGAATCCGGTTTAGCCGGTAGAGCCAGGCAAAAAAGGCAGGCACACAAACCGCTACAGACACAAAAGTTCCAACAGCGATATAGAGGATTACAAAGAGTATGAGCGCGGCAAGAATTCCGTAAAGTGACAGGTAAACCAGCTGCCCGGAAAATCCTTTGATATACAGATTTGTATCTATCTTTTGGATGGTGTATGATTTCATTTTTTTAATAGAATAAGATGTTTGAGAAAAAGTGAGGAACGAAGCACTGTCGTTCCTCATTTAACATCGCGGTCAACTTGTCCGGCTTTTGACGGATGGACCGTTAAGCAAAGAATGAGCGGATGACTACGCCAACCAGAATCAGGAACAGGCAGGCTCCAAACCATCCCATTATTGCCTTCTGGGTATCCTGGTCCCCACTCTGCCACTTGATATATACCCGGACACCACCGATCAGGCCCACTACTGCTCCGATTGCTATGATCAGATTGGCTACCGGATCCACATATGAATTTACTTCCGTGGTGGCCTGGTCGATTCCGGCTGAACTTTGCGCCATTGTGTTATACACTCCCAAAACCAGCATAGCTACAGCTGCCATGCCCCTGCGATAAATCGCCTGCATTTGCTTTCTCATAATTTTAAATTTTAATGGATTATTGTTGATGTTGAAAATCATCGATCTTAGCCGCCAGAACGGGATGGTTCTTTTGCGTAAAATGATCCAGCTCCATGCCTTCATCCATGCCAGTTTCTTCATACATGCATGCGCCAATAGGTTCGTTTTCTACCGGATTTACCGGTAAAATCTTTGATGGAAAATCATTGGAATAAACGGCAATGGGCTGAAATCCCTCACAAGAAGTATTTTCGGAAGCACCTGTCTCAAAGTGCTGCTCTTTTGCTTTTTGTTTTGACTTTGACCAGCAATAAGCCAGTAACAAAAAATACCATGCTCCCAGGCACAGAGAGATAAACAATAAAAATGTTGACCAGGTGATTTTGTCGATTCCAAACATTTGCGTTACGTTTTAAGTTTATGTTTACCCGGAATGCCATTACTGGTAGATTTCCGGTCATGCAAATGTGGAAGACTTCAATTGAAGTTTCACCCCAGTAAGACCCCACTGGGGTGTTGTATATGGTTAAATAAATTTCTTCTATAACATAGGATTTATTTGGGTTTGGAGTAAAAAGAAGCTGATTTGAAAAAGCTATTAACAATTGGATTTTAAACGCTTTTGTTTGCTTTTAAATAGTAAAATAACTTTTCCCCAAAAGAAAAGAAAAAAGGGAAAAAAAGAAAAGAAACCAGGCTTACTGGCGGCCGTGGATAAAATGCAGGATTGCCACGTTACCTGTTAACCTATAAAAACAACCTGATAAGTTTTTATACGGGGCATTCATCTTGATCTTGCATTTTCCCGGGCGAAGGCTTTGTGGGGAGGCCGGCGTTCTTGGGTTTCTTTTTGGTTTTTCCACCTGTTAAGTTATTAAAACCAGTTAAGCCGTCATTAGTGCGCGGGCTACGGGAAAGTGCCGGACTGGAGAGAAACGGAAGGATGGCTCTTTCCGTGCGGTGCCTGAAGGCTTTTTTCACTGTAAGGGCGAGACCAGCGACCGTTTCCCGTG
It includes:
- a CDS encoding DUF4133 domain-containing protein, coding for MKSYTIQKIDTNLYIKGFSGQLVYLSLYGILAALILFVILYIAVGTFVSVAVCVPAFFAWLYRLNRIQRDYGHRGWHKKRIARQLPVFITIKQRIYQ
- a CDS encoding DUF4134 domain-containing protein, with product MAAVAMLVLGVYNTMAQSSAGIDQATTEVNSYVDPVANLIIAIGAVVGLIGGVRVYIKWQSGDQDTQKAIMGWFGACLFLILVGVVIRSFFA